A window of the Henckelia pumila isolate YLH828 chromosome 3, ASM3356847v2, whole genome shotgun sequence genome harbors these coding sequences:
- the LOC140889064 gene encoding uncharacterized protein: MDMLRAAVMDFGPTWHEHLAFMEFAYNNSYHRSDEIRSQEKVVAGFIGPFKIIENIGDVAYRLDFPPYLSGIHDVFHVSLLRQYVADESHILHPNEVKLEQDLSYVERPLRILDRKEKVLCNKHIPLVMVQWQRRGTDEVTLELESWMRAEHPELFSFLYSSL; this comes from the exons atggatatgcttcgagcagcggtgatggattttggtccaacaTGGCATGAGCATTTGGCGTTCATGGAGTTTGCTTATaataacagttaccatcgca gtgatgagattcggtctcAAGAAAAAGTTGTCGCCGGATTCATAGGTCCATTCAAGATTATTGAGAATATTGGTGATGTGGCCTATCGTTTGGATTTTCCGCCGTATCtctctggtattcatgatgttttCCATGTGTCTTTGCTGAgacagtatgtggcggatgagtcgcaCATATTGCATCCGAATGAGGTAAAGTTGGAGCAGGATCTATCGTATGTTGAAAGACCTCTCAGGATCCTTGACAGGAAGGAGAAGGTGCTTTGTAATAAGCACATACCCTTGGTTATGGTGCAGTGGCAGCGCAGGGGCACCGATGAAGTGACTTTGGAACTAGAGAGTTGGATGCGCGCCgagcatccagagttgttttcATTTTTGTATTCTTCCTTGTAA